The genomic interval CCGGAAGCATCCTGATAGATGGCGATCAGATCCGGAATACCGCCGCCACGGACGAACTCGGAGCGCACGGTATGACCCGGCGCCTTGGGCGCGATCATGATCACATCCAAGTCGGCACGGGGCACCACCTGGTTGTAATGGATAGAGAAACCATGCGCAAAGGCCAGGGTTGCACCCTTCTTCAGATTCGGCTCGACCTCATCCCTGTACAAACGGCCCTGGAACTCGTCGGGAGTTAGGATCATCACCACGTCGGCACTGGCAACGGCATCCTTGACACTCTTCACGGTCAGACCATGAGCTTCGGCCTTGGCTATCGAAGCGGAGCCGGCACGCAGGCCGACGCAAACGTCAACACCGGAATCCTTCAGGTTGCAGGCGTGCGCATGGCCTTGGGAACCGTAACCGATGATGGCAACCTTCTTGCTTTGGATAAGGGAAAGGTCGCAATCTTTGTCGTAATACACTTTCATGAGGTTACCCCTGTTAACTGGCCCGGTACGGCCATTTGCTAAATGGTGAGTACTTTGTCGCCACGGGCAATGCCGGTGACGCCACTGCGCACGGTTTCGAGGATCGAGGAAGTGCCGATGGCATGCAGGAAGCTGTCCAGCTTGTCACTGGTTCCAGTGAGCTGAATGGTATAGACGCTACTGGTGACATCGACGATCTGCCCACGGAAGATGTCGGTGGTACGCTTGATCTCGGCACGCTGGGCGCCGGTGGCCTTGACCTTGACCAGCAGCAACTCGCGCTCGATATGCGCACTCTCCGACAGGTCTACCAGTTTGACCACCTCGATCAGCTTGTTGAGGTTCTTGGTGATCTGCTCGATCACTTCGTCCTGACCGATGGTGGTCAGGGTCAGACGGGACAGAGTCGGATCCTCGGTGGGCGCCACGGTGAGGGTTTCGATGTTGTAGTTGCGCTGGGAGAAAAGGCCGACTACGCGGGACAGGGCACCCGGCTCGTTTTCCATCAGCAGGGAAATGATGTGTCGCATGCTCAGGTCCGCTCCGTCTTGCTCAGCCACATATCGCGCATCGCACCGTCTCTGATTTGCATCGGATAGACGTGCTCGCTGGTATCCACCGCGATATCGAGGAACACCAGGCGGTCTTTCAGGGCGAAGGCCTCTTCCATCTTCGGCTTGAGGTCCTTCAGCTCGGTAATGCGCATGCCGACATGCCCATAGGCCTCGGCCAGCTTGACGAAATCGGGCAGCGACTCCATATACGAGTGCGAATAGCGGCTGCTGTACTGCATGTCCTGCCACTGGCGAACCATGCCCAGTGCGCCGTTGTTGAGGTTGACGATCTTGACCGGCAGGTCGTACTGCATGCAGGTGGACATTTCCTGGATGTTCATCTGAATACTGCCTTCCCCGGTGACGCAGACCACGTCCGCCTCGGGGAAATTCAGCTTGATGCCCATGGCTGCCGGGAAGCCGAAGCCCATGGTGCCCAGGCCACCGGAGTTGATCCAGCGGTTCGGCTTGGCGTACTTGTAGTACTGGGAGGCGAACATCTGGTGCTGCCCCACGTCGGAGGCGACGTAGGCATCGCCCTTGGTCACTTCGTAAAGGGTCTCGATCACCATCTGCGGCTTGATGATGCTGCCGTCCCCCTTGTCGTAGGGGAACAGGCCGCGCGTGCCACGCCACTCTTCGATCTGCTTCCACCAACTGGCCACGACATCCTTCTGCGGCATCACGCCGATTTCCTTGACGATGGAGATCATTTCGGCAAGCACGCTGTCAACCGGCCCGACGATCGGCACATCGGCCTTGATGGTTTTGGAAATCGAAGCCGGATCGATATCGACGTGAATGATCTTGGCATTCGGACAGAACTTGGCAGGCCCGTTGACCACCCGGTCATCGAAGCGCGCCCCGACAGCGAGAATCACATCGGAGTGGTGCATGGCCAGATTAGCGGTGTAGCTGCCGTGCATGCCCAGCATGCCGAGGAATTGCCGGTCGTTGCCGGGATAGCCACCCAAGCCCATCAGGGTATTGGTTACCGGCAGGTTGAGCATCTGCGCCAGCTCGGTCAACTGGGCGGCAGCTCTGCCCATGATCACACCACCACCGGAATAGATTACGGGACGCTTGGCTGCCAGGAGCATCTCGACAGCCTTGCGAATCTGTCCGGAATGCCCACGCTGCGCAGGGCTGTAGGAGCGCAGCTTGGCCTTCTTCGGATAGACATACTCATACTTCTGGGTCGGATCGCCCATGTCCTTCGGGATATCCACCACCACCGGACCGGGCCGCCCGGACTCGGCAATATAGAAGGCCTTCTTCAGCACTTCGGGGATTTCCGAGGGATGCTTGACGATGAAACTGTGCTTCACGATCGGACGGGAGACGCCGATCATGTCGGTTTCCTGGAAAGCATCGCTGCCGACCATGGTGCTCGGCACCTGTCCGGAAATCACCACCATCGGGATGGAGTCCATGTAGGCAGTGGCGATGCCGGTAATGGCGTTGGTTGCGCCAGGTCCGGAGGTCACCAGCACGACACCGGCCTTGCCAGTGGCGCGGGCATAGCCATCGGCCATATGGGTGGCCGCCTGCTCATGACGGACCAGGATATGGGTGACTTCCTTTTCCTTGAACAGGGCATCGTAGATGTGCAGAAGGGCACCGCCCGGATATCCGTAGATGTATTTAACGCCTTCGTCGCGCAAAAAGCGGACTACCATTTCAGCGCCGGATAAAAGCTCCACGTTGTTCACCTCTAGAACGCCAGATTGCCGCCGGCTAGCGGACGGTCTGAATAGATTACTGCCAAACAGGCATGAGCGACGGTTGTCGCCGCCTACGCAGCGCTGTCGAGCAAGTATCGGGAGGCCCCGGAGTGTGTTGCAGGATTCTCCCACCCAGCGCGAGGTAACGCGTTGCGGGTGTATCAGGTCGGCGTGGATGACGCCTCATGTCTGCTGAGCTGAAGCCCGCCTGCGGCGAACCCCGCTGCAGCGAACCTTGAATTGTTCGGATTCACTCAACCCAAGTCAAGTAATGCCTCGGCCTTCGGTCCTTTACCGCTGTGACGGGATGCCATAAGGCGCACTATCGTTCCGGTTATAGTAGTGCCAGGCCTCACCGAGACTTAAGGAGTCCTCATGCGAAGCATGATCCTCACCAGCCTGCTGTTCACCCTGAGCACAACCGCCATGGCTGGCCAGGTTTACACTTGGGTGGACAAGCAGGGCGTATCCCACTTCAGTGAGCTGCCCCCGAACGGCCAGGCAAGCACCATTATCAACACAGCCACTCCCGCTCCTCGGCCGCCCGCCTCGGAGAAACTGCCGCCGAGTCAGACAAAGGACCCTGAACAGGAGACCATCGAGCGCAAAGTGCAGCATGAGGTTGCCTCCCAGGAAGCCAAGCGCCGGGAATTCTGCGAAACGGTGCGCACCAACCTGGCCCAACTGGAGAACAATCCCAGACTGCGTGCACAGATCAAGGGAGAGATGCGCAGGCTGACCGAGGAAGAGCGTCAGGCCCGCATCGCCGAGGCGAAAAAGGCCATAGAGCACAGTTGCCGCTGATCAGCCGGCAACAGTCAATCCCCATCCGCGATCAACCGGTCAATTTCGCCGAGCGCCTCCAGCAGGGCGGCCACTTCGGCGAGTCGCTCGCGGTAGACCATCTCGGCCATCGGCCGAATCCCCGAGGAGGCAGGGAGAGCTCTGCCTCCCTCGATGATCACCTTCATCCGAGGCAGGAAGATCCACTGCAGCCACTCCTCGAAGGCCAAGGTGTCGACACAGAACGGCTGCTCGCTGGATAGCGCCTCGTCGCTCGGTGGCAGCAGGCCCCACATCCCGAGAATCCGCAACTCCCGCTCAATCAGCAGCATCTGCTCGGCCAACGCCGGAATACGCACGTCCATCACAGGTTGACCCGTGCCCGTTCGCGCGCCTGGGCTGCTCCTGCCACATCACCTTGCCGCTCACGTGCCTGGGCGATCAGGTTCCACAGGCTGGCCTG from Azotobacter salinestris carries:
- the ilvN gene encoding acetolactate synthase small subunit; protein product: MRHIISLLMENEPGALSRVVGLFSQRNYNIETLTVAPTEDPTLSRLTLTTIGQDEVIEQITKNLNKLIEVVKLVDLSESAHIERELLLVKVKATGAQRAEIKRTTDIFRGQIVDVTSSVYTIQLTGTSDKLDSFLHAIGTSSILETVRSGVTGIARGDKVLTI
- a CDS encoding acetolactate synthase 3 large subunit, encoding MELLSGAEMVVRFLRDEGVKYIYGYPGGALLHIYDALFKEKEVTHILVRHEQAATHMADGYARATGKAGVVLVTSGPGATNAITGIATAYMDSIPMVVISGQVPSTMVGSDAFQETDMIGVSRPIVKHSFIVKHPSEIPEVLKKAFYIAESGRPGPVVVDIPKDMGDPTQKYEYVYPKKAKLRSYSPAQRGHSGQIRKAVEMLLAAKRPVIYSGGGVIMGRAAAQLTELAQMLNLPVTNTLMGLGGYPGNDRQFLGMLGMHGSYTANLAMHHSDVILAVGARFDDRVVNGPAKFCPNAKIIHVDIDPASISKTIKADVPIVGPVDSVLAEMISIVKEIGVMPQKDVVASWWKQIEEWRGTRGLFPYDKGDGSIIKPQMVIETLYEVTKGDAYVASDVGQHQMFASQYYKYAKPNRWINSGGLGTMGFGFPAAMGIKLNFPEADVVCVTGEGSIQMNIQEMSTCMQYDLPVKIVNLNNGALGMVRQWQDMQYSSRYSHSYMESLPDFVKLAEAYGHVGMRITELKDLKPKMEEAFALKDRLVFLDIAVDTSEHVYPMQIRDGAMRDMWLSKTERT
- a CDS encoding DUF4124 domain-containing protein, with protein sequence MRSMILTSLLFTLSTTAMAGQVYTWVDKQGVSHFSELPPNGQASTIINTATPAPRPPASEKLPPSQTKDPEQETIERKVQHEVASQEAKRREFCETVRTNLAQLENNPRLRAQIKGEMRRLTEEERQARIAEAKKAIEHSCR
- a CDS encoding YqcC family protein; translated protein: MDVRIPALAEQMLLIERELRILGMWGLLPPSDEALSSEQPFCVDTLAFEEWLQWIFLPRMKVIIEGGRALPASSGIRPMAEMVYRERLAEVAALLEALGEIDRLIADGD